The sequence acatgtaactgatccactttgctatatagcagaaacgaatacagcattgtaaagcaactacactccaatgaaaattaatttaaaataatgattactGATTGCAAAAAATTAATCTGAAATTAATGAGGTATATCATGGAGAAAAGATGTATGGCATGCTAAAGTGCTTATCTGTtgggcagaaaaataaatataccaattgtatcttattttttaacttttattattaaaaatttgcaAGCATACATTAGAGAAAACAAACCTCAGTATATGCATCATCTAGATATAATAATTTCTCACATTTTCCATATGCCTgaggtattttaaaatgattcccAGATATTGTGACTCTTTACCTCTAAATATGTCAATATCCGTctctaaaaagttatttttttacatAACCCCAATACCATTCTGACACCTAACAAGATAACGATTTCATAGTATTGTTTACTATCTAGTCATATTCATATTTCTCTAGTTACCACTCAAAAATCTTTTTACAGTTATTTTGTTCAAACCCGTCCCACACACAGCATTTGGTTGATATGCCTCTCAAGTCCCTTTTAATTGTGAATAATTCTCCAGCTCACTCCAAtgcataaagaaaaacaaaatcctacaaagtgaaaaattccaaaaatttCCATGCAATTAACTTATGAAAAGAGACCAGGTCAGTTGGTAATTAACTTATGAAGAGATCAGATCATAGAATGATAACAATCTATGGCTGTCTCCTTGTAGTACCATTTATCTTTTTCACTAGCTACCACATTAGTAAGAAGTTTGATCTAAGGACTGGATTTAAAGCTTGACATTAAAACTTCAAGCTTACTAGTGTTGTTAGAAGAGTTCTAAGAAGTGCTGGGCACTCCACATTACATCTCATCATGAAACATGTTATTTCAAGTTGACCATTTTTAGAGACACTAAGTTTGATCAGTGCGTTCCGAGGGTGACAATCTGACCCCTCCAATACAAAGTGAGATTCCCTTTTAAAGAACAAGTTAACTACAGGATGATACTTGGTACTTCTGTAAAAGGACTCTTGGGTTtaagggaggggcagggagtaAATCACAAACTACTTAGACATTAACAAAATGAGAACATTGTATATCAAAAAgccagaaaaacacaaatatgacAGAAAGAATAAACTTatttcaaagaagcagaagttgatgaaTCAGGAAAAATTAGATTTGACCCATAAACAACCCAAAAGCTGTTCCaggaaaagatcaataaaatagacaaatatttaGCAGGTCGGATTCAAAGTAAAAGGCAAAAGCATGCAAATAAAACGACAGTTGATatgttaaaaagagagagagagagaaatgtgttccggaaaatagagatgaaattcttagaaaatataaatgactaGGTTAGcgccaaaaaattttttaattttaaaacccaAACTAGTCAAGATGAGAAACTGACCTAGTAGAATTAGATGAATAAGAAAAATTAGTGTGTCAATGAATacaattcaccatattaacagatTGAAGGAGAAAAGCATTATGGAAATGATAATAGCTAACTCTGATACTGAaatcactatgtgccaggcactcctgtaatcactttaaatataactCATTTAGTCACTAAATGCTCCAGAAGCACATAAGGTATTGGAACTTTCCAAATCAAATGTCAAGTTCAACTCAGAACAGTTTAAGCAGAATATGACTTCACAAGGGACCTCAGCGTTCCAGGAAATTCATCTAGATTGGCAATACCCGGGCCCACGGTCTCCCCAGTAGGGATACAAAAGGTTGTTCAATGTTCAAGGGCGTCAAAATTTTGAAGGAGCAACGTACCCTGGTGCATATCAACTAAGATTCAATTTACAAAGATTTACAAAACACATACAATTTTATCAGAAATAGTTCAGATGCATCTGATTTCTTTGATTTTGTCCAATTTCCTTCCAGTTGACTCAAGATGACTGTGAATCTAGAGAAATCAAGAGAGCCCCTTCCCTCACCCATAGCCCtgcctgattcttttttttttttttttcccctggtctCCCCACCCCATCATCCCCCTTAGAGTGTGCTTCTGCTCAGAACAAGgtgttgcctgaagaatttcaggaTCTCTTGCCAGGAGTGCTCCTGGGCTGCGGCGTGGCCCTCAGGGTCGCCGCCCCAGAGCATGGGGAGGAAGAGGCCGCGGCTCCAGGACATATAGCACAGGGGCCCGTAGTGCGGCTCCAGCAGGTGGCCCGCCCCAGGGTAGGCCAGCATCCTTCCGCTGCTTTTCCCGTGCCTCCGCAGCTGGTCCAGCGCCTGCTCAGCGTATTCCTTGCTATTGAAGCATTCGTCAGCCTCGCCTACGACGAAGAGGATTGGGCCCCGGGCCTTTTCAACAGGAAGCACACTATGTTGATTCCGTTCATCTCTGGGGTCGCCCTTGAAGTGGCGGATGCGCACAGCGCCCTCGACGTTGACCTGCATGCGCTCTGGGTACGAGGGGATGGGGGCTATGACCAGATCCTTGTACCTGAGCGGAAATTCATGGATGGCATTGGTCCCATTGATGCAGACAGTGGCTGCCACCTGCTTGAGGTAGCAGGCCATGGCCAGCCCGATCTCTGCACCTTTGCTCACAGATATCACTCCAATTCCCGGCTTTTGGACCTGAAGGACAAAATGAAGGGAACCCATTGAGGGCCATTCTCTGAGAAGGAGCTGGCTTACAGGCCAGTAAGCTGGGATGACAGGGAGAGTCAGGAAATGGGGAGTGGGAGTCCTGGCACTAGGGTTTACCAGCTTCTGAGACCAAGAGAGATCATCATCTACTTACACTCCCTAAGCCTTATTGTCTTACGTGGGAGAGGGGGCGGGTCATAATATTACCTACCTTGCACGACTGTTATAAAGATCAAGTAAAACAATAGACACTAAAACTGCTCATCAAAAGCGGAGTTCTATATAAAGCAAAAAGGGTCTAATGTACCAGCAACATTCAAGCAGAGGCAGGTAAACATTCTGAAGAATCAAATTCTTCTCTCCAGCTAGAAAAGGAGGTGTCCTGGGTTCTTTCAACTATTAGGTAAGTGTAATTCCTATTTAAACGGCATTTTACAGCTACAGAGGATTTGCATATTGGTTAACCTAAACGCTAATCCTGGAAGCATTGGAAGGGTAAAGATGAAAGACTCGGATTCTATAAACTGGATTTCAGTACCCAGTCCAATAGGCAAAGCAGGGGTCACAGGAGGGAGTCCTTAATTTTGTGCTGGGCCGAGGGAGCAGTGGGAAGGGAAGAAGTCTGAGAGAAGAACGAGGAAAGGAAGGGCAATCTGGATGAACAATGGCAAATACATAGTAACCCTGTGTATTTACTTTGCTCACAATTGTATCCCAGCACCTTTCtatcatcagaatcacctggggggggggggagactTTAAAATCAGAACTTTCTGAGATCCAGTTTTTTTGAGAGCTAATTTAATAGGTCTGAGTGGCCCCAAGAATCTGATACTATAAACTATGGCCAAGGAAATCCAGTGTGCAACCACATCTGGGAACAATCCACGTGGAGTGAAAAAGGAGGGCTGTAGCTGACTGATGCACTGTTGCAGAATAACAGGTGAGCTGTGATGAGGGAATGGACTAGAACATCAGCCAAGAGGGAGAAGAGGCCATAATGTATTGAGAGAGAACCTAAAACACTTTGGCATGGATTGAGGGTAtgggaaaaggaagagggaagaagccAGATGGGCACAAGTGATGAGGTGTAttaattgagcatttactatacGCGAGGCCCTCCATAAGTGCTTTACACATGTCATCTCATTCCTTCcaagaaaatggaaattcagGAAGTTTAAGTCTTGCTCAAGGTTACAACAGTATCAAGGGGCAGAGGTGGAAATTGAACCTCTTCTGCTGAATTTAACCACAAATTGAATTTTGGCAATTGCCCTTTCTCCTCCTAAAGTGTCACAAATAGTTAAATcttgaaatgaaaaaacaaaaaaattcagttgAAAACATTTTATCTGGGATTTAATTCCTTCTAGGCAATCCTTTAAAAAGAGCCAAAATACGCTTAGAAAAAGTCATACATCTATTTGATTATAATGATGATAACACAAAATGGGAGTACTGGTGATGCTCCAATAGGATACATATTCTGTCTCTTCTTGAGAAGAGTCAAGGCTCTCCCAGGGGAGAAAGATACAATTCGGGGAGCCAGAATGACAATGGTTTGGAGCCAAGACATTGCCCGAAGGCTCTGTCGCTAACTGGCTGTGGAGTTTTGGCATCTTACTCAACTGAGATGGGTAGGCCTTCTCATCTGAAAGATGAGGACCATGTCAAAAGTACTTTCATCTGGTAATTATGAGCATTAAATAAAAGGGTACATATAAAGTATATAGCATAGAGTCTAACAAATAATCACTGAATAAACATTAGGTGATATGATTGTTCTACCACGTCAGGTTGaactgttcagtttagttcagtcgctcagttgtgtccgactctttgtgactccatgaactgcagcacgccaggcctccctgtccatcactaactcccggagtccacccaaacccatgtccattgagtcggtgatgccatccaatcatctcatcctctgtcgcccccttctcctcctgccctcaatctttcccagcatcagggtcttttcaaatgagtcagctcttcacatcaggtggccaaagtattgcagtttcagcttcaacatcagttctttcaatgagcacccaggactgatctcctttaggatggactggttggatctccttgcagtccaagggactctcaagagtcttctccaacaccacagttcaaaagcatcaattcttctgcactcagctttcttaatagttcaactctcacatccatacatgaccactggaaaaaccatagcctcgactagacagacctttgttgacaaagtaatgtctctgctttttaatatgctgtctaggttggtcataactttccttccaaggactaagtgtcatttaatttcatggctgcagtcaccatctgcagtgattttggagcccagaaaaataaagtcagccactgtttccccatctgtttcccatgaagtgatgggaccagaagccatgatcttagttttctgaatgttgagctttaagccaactttttcactctcctctttaactttcatcaagagactccttagttcttcttcactttctgccataagggtggtgtcatctgcatatctgaggttattgatatttctcccggcaatcttgattccagcttgtgcttcatccagcccagcgtttctcatgatgtactctgcatataagttaaacgagcagggtgacaatatacagccttgatgtactccctttcctattttgaaccagtctgttgttccatgtccagttctaaccttggcatacagatttctcaagaggcaggtcaggtggtctggtattcccatctctttcagaattttctatagtttattgtgatccatatagtcaaaggctttggcgtagtcaataaagcagaagtagatgtttttctggaactcccttgcttttttgatgatccagcagaggttaacaatttgatctctggttcctctgccttttctaaaaccagcttgaacatctggaaattcacagttcacgtatagatgaagcctggcttggagaattttgagcattactttactagcatgtgagatgagtgcaattgtgcagtagtttgagcattctttggcattgcctttctttgggattggaatgaaaactgaccttttccagtcctgtggccactgctgagttttccaaatttgctgacatatcaagtgcagcactttcaagaAATACCTAATATATAAACCTTTTTGaactagaaaatgaagaggatCATAATATACCCAATATTTATTGTCTTCTCTGTGCCAGTAAGCATTAAGCTGATCCTAATCAACCCAGCAATCCTACAGGGTTGATATTATTATCCCCAATTTTAACTCAAGTGTGCTGTGCCCCAGTCTAAACAAACTGGTAACATAGGCAAAACAGACATttgtgataatatatatatatatttgctataaTATTGCCAggtaaaatgaaaagtattttaagtaCCTTGGGATGAGCTAGTAGCAAGTTGGCAGCCTCCTCAAAATATTCCAGGTCCACCTCCTCCAGCTGATTGGGCAGGTCATCATAGGCAAAATATGCTAAAGCCAGCACTGCAAATCCACGGGCAGCCAAAAGACTGGCCCGATATTCAACAAGACCCCCGATGCCCCCTAACAAATCAAGGAGTCCTGGGAATGGGCCTTCCCCTAAGAGcagcaaaaagagaagaaaatgagatcAGAAAGAGTATCAGAAGGGCTGAGTAGATAACAACAAAAGTATAAGCTGAGCAGAATGAAACGGCTTGTTACTTTTAAAAGATTGTGGGAAATCCTAGTTCAACAACTGGATgccctttgtttttgcttttatccCCACCAACCGTGTTTTCTAGGTCCCCCGAGATGAGTCTCACCTGGAGGCAGGAACAGGGCTGCTCTCACTCGGCCTTCTCGGATAGGCACCCGCTCCAGGTCAGGGCTGGAGAACCAGCGCTGCAGCACCTGGCTGGCCTTGGGCTGAACATTGCCTACCTTGTGTATGTGAACTGAGTCATATAGATCCAGAGTGATCCAGAAGGGTGTGTTCATCACATCCCTCTTAATTAGCCTGGCAAAAGGCCTCTCGGATTGCAGGGACCAGATAAGGCCCATCGGATGGACCCCCATGTAGTGGCCCCCCACGGCAGGATCTCGCTTCAGGTCCAGTTCCCCAGCCTCGTTAGCCCTGTAGAAAGCTCGGGACCGGTATAGATTCCCCTTGTCATCCTTCATGGTCGCTATGagggtcaccatctgcagtggggGCAGGCCTGTCGCTTGGATGTGCACAGGCTCATCCGCCAGGGCACTTGCCGGGGTGACTGTCAGCTGGAACATTGGCAACAGGCAAAGAGACCAAGTGGTGTTTCCTGCAGTGGGAGAGAAGACTTTGAGTTGGAGACTTTGGTTCCAAGGAAGAGGCTCAGACAAGGCTTACACTGGCCCAGAAGACTTCTGGAGATTAGTACAAAATACACAGAACATTTGGAGGAGGGAAAAATAAGGTGTGCAGAGCATactcattattctcattttacatatgaggaaggTTAAGTGGCGTGCCCAAGTATTGTAAATAATTAATAGTAGAACTGGAAATTCAAGCTAGTCTTAACACTATAGCCTCCTGTCTTAGCCATTACAGCACTGAAGGAAATCTTATTTTTGTGGTTTTGAGTAAATTGAGCTTCAGTAGATCATTCCCAGGTGACCTGTTTCACAGGTGTTTGTTAGGCTGCAAGGGGTAAAGCAAGATTAAGGATTTCCTGGAAGGATCAgtgctgcttttcttttctttttttttttttcagtgctgcTTTTCAATTCCCATATCTACATAAACAAGAAATATGTTatagtattatttctttttcactttttcaaatttCCAATCCCTCCCTGCCATTGTAAGACCAACCACCAGCTCTTTTCAGAATTcccattatttgttctttttcagggaaaataaaatttcatgatcTGCTTCTATGGCTTTCCAGTGGAGTGGTAAATATCAAATGTTGTTTGTagcaaagagaatgaaatatacATTTGGTCAGCCATTTCATACTCTGCCCTTTTATGAGCAAAATTGGGGTATTCTCCTCCctcactcttttccttctttctttctctcctttcttataTAACTCATTCACAAAGGATTTGAACCTGTTTATAGGTAACAgagacataataaaataaaaataggatctGGGAACATATGAACTAGAATCAGAAACACTGAATGAATGACAACCAAAGGGAAAAAGGCAACCTGTCAGTCATGTTGTTCTAATTATTCTCATAGAAAGGGTTACCAGTTTATCAACGGAAAGGAAAAAGTGAGGCCTTTCCAATATCTTCCTAAAAGAAATTTCTCACATGAGAGTTTGATATAGATATGCATCATTTTCCAACAATATCTTCAGACAAATTGTAGTAATAGGTGTCCCCTCAGAAAGTTTGATCCTCTAAGGgatccttgattttattttatggagGAATGCAAAGTGAGGGCTTTAGGCTTTATATTTGTGACCAGAAAAGATTCTGGAGAAAATAAACAGGGTCTGGCAGTGCAGGGGCGGGAGAGGGGTCTTAATgctcagtttttcactgttgaaagGGGATCTTCAGAGGAAAGAGAGGGTCAAggaaaaaatgcattttgtgCTTCTTTTACGAAAAAGTGATTtcctgggaagtccctggtggtccagtgattagaacTCCACTCTCTCAATGCCAAaggtctgggttccatccctggttggggaactaaaattccacaaacttctcagcacagccaaaaatttaaaaagcaaaacaatttttaaaagaaagtaattttccGCAAAGGACACACTCCCTCGCACCTGTTTCCCCATCAACAACCAGTATTACTGACCATTTGAAAACTCATGATCAATAGAATAATTTGGAATAAATAGAAAGATTGTGAATGTTTTCCTTTAATACCAGCAGAGTTCTACACAGAAGGAGGTTGCATCAGTTCAAACCTCCTGGGTCTTTCATTCATCTTAGGGAGACAGGACATGTAATATGAATAAGAACACCCCATATCCTGTGTGACATTTCAGGGCTCCCTTGGTATTTTCTGATCTGGTCCTTCCTATAACTCTTTGTATCtgctatttctttcttcccaaaaaagaaatcattaagaAGGGGTACTTGAGAGCCTTATTCCACAcattcttcttccttctcaaaaCTTCCGTATAATAGTGACTcactacagattttattttcaaatagaattcatttgaattactTAACATAACTACTCTCCTGCATGCATTCTGCGTCTGGTCTCATTCTCCCAGGTGGATTGCAAACTCAAGGGCAGCAACCATGTGTTAAAACTTTAGGAAATCTTACCAATACTCGTGTAGTAAATTATACATTGTACATACTTCAGAGTTATGAAATTCATAatgggagcaagaaaaaaaaaagcaccaaacAAGTAATGAAGATACTCTACTTATATAGTGCTTTTGTAATGTAAAATATTAGAGTTTCTTTACAAGTCATGGTCTCTCTTTATCTGAGAATTGCCCCCTAAGCCCAGAGATGGACCATCCATCCTATGTTTATACAATGTGACCTCCTTCCTGGGGGTTGTTGCTGACTGGATCAGGACTGGTCACCTGATTCAAGATATGCCTGGAATGTTCCTCCCTTGCCAATCTGGAATGGGGACTCAGAGCTCACCAGTCCCTTTATCAAGATAAAGACTAAAGGTGAAGCAGAGGTAGCAAAGTTGGGTACCAACTTTGGTAGCAGAGTTGACTTGCGTGGCCTCGCCTTTGACATCCTGAAATTTTGCACCCAAGGTGCCCTCTTACCTCACGCTAGTCCTGTCCCTGGACTCTCTGTGTGAGTGTATCCATAAAGTGCAGACACTGCATCCAGATTATCACAGAAAACCAGCCTTAGGGTAGAGTATGGACATttgaggaaagagagacagagacagaaattagTTTGTTCCTATCCTGAGAAGCCCCTGAAGAAAGAAGGTCTGCAATTACGGAAATAAGCGTCAGAGGAAAGAAAGATGCCAGAAGATAGGTTTCAGAAGATTTCAGTCtttgaaaggaatctttcttAGAATTTTGTTTTGGGGTCTCAGGACTTAGCTGACTATGCTTACTGTTTTATCTCCTAGTTTTTTTGGAGCTCCTGTTAAATGTGTAAAGCTATTGATTCTGAATTGTCAGAAATTCCCTGTAATGGTCATAGTATTCTAGGTCTGGATTTTGCCATTTACACCAAGGTATATGCAAGGGATTAGATTATAATGATAGTACCTGTAAGAACAAGAACACAtgaaatagagagatagagagagatcACTCGGTAAGTCAACAATGTGTGCTTGTGAATGGTGTCTCTGGTTTCTTGGCCACACACAGTAGGAAGAAGCCACGTGATCAGCAATCCCACAGTCACTGCCTTTGGAACGTGGGCTAAACAAAGTCGCCTTTCACAGGCTGATGAGGCAGATCTCCGGAAGATGTGGTAGGGATCCAAGGCAAAGTTTGACAGATTTCCTTTGCAGAACTTAGTTGTAAGCCTCTCGGACCTCAGATTAATCAAACCTCTGTGTCATCTGTTCTTTATATAACACTCTCTTATaaattcaagaaacaagaaaaatccaagatttaaatattgggttggcaaaaaagttcatttgggttttccttaATATCTTACAGAAAACCCAGAATGAAAATTTTGGTCCACCcaatacatgcacatgtatacacacacacacacacacacacacacacacacttacaaaaGAAGATTTGGGATTCTCAAATCTGGGGTTCTGAGGAACTCTGAGGTTCTGCAAAATGTCATTAGGGTTTCCACAAGAGCTcttaattggaaaaaaagagaaacagttttttttttccatttatttttgttagttggaggctaattactttacaaaatattgtagtggtttttgccatacattgacatgaatcagccatggatttacatgtgtttttgAACTCCAAGTATGAGGTAAAGGACGGGGCTAagcagttccattcctggttgtTTAGCCCCATAGGGTACTATGTGAAAGGACCATAGCCAGAGACCATTCTCAGTTTGAGATGCAATTAGCGGGGGCTTGTGAAGGTTAGTGAGCTCAATGTTTAGTGAAGAGGAGGACACTGTGTTGATGAGTGCCTCTCCTCCTTGAATTACCTCCTCCAAACCCCTCTCTGCTCTGTGGACTGAGATAAAGAAGAGAACAAAGTCTATTGGTGTAACATAGAGGGAAATTTGCTGGTATTACAAGTGGTCCTGTTTCACTGGGCATGATCTTTAACAACTAAAAAACGCAGCAGTGACTCCAGGAAAGGGGAAAAGACAAATCGAATATCACAATTATTTGACAAGTAATGGGGCTGGTTATTTTAAGTGGCCTTTGGAATTCAATTCCCCTCATTTCCCTTTTTTCTGTAATAGGAAACaattactgagcacttactaaaGGCTTGTCACTGGGTAATAGGAATCTGCATAGTAAAgccttttcacttttcaagacccttttatgtttattatttctcttgaccctcacaaaaaaatctatgggaataaaaaaaaaattattattatccttACATTGTAAATTAGAAAATTGAGCTCAGCTAGTTAAATGACTTACCCAAACTTGCCTATGTTGTTAATGGTGAAGTAAGAATTTTAACCAGTGCCATCCTTCCCTACTTACACACCTTACTTATCTTCCCCAAATGAGGATAGACACGTGAAAGCTCATTCTTTCCCGGGCCCcttcctcttgcttttctttcctacTTCTTTCTTGATTTTAACTTCATCTCTTCCTTTCCCCAACTCTGAAGACttatgttaaatattaatatacatcCTGGTATACCCTCTTTCTTGATTATACCTTTATCTTTCCTGTTCCTTAATTCTAAAGCCTTTtggttaaatattaatatataccgTGATGTGGCGGAACTAGTAATGGAACAGTAGAGTTAAACTTTATAGTCCACAAACCCACATATGCAGGAAAtgtaaattttttctatttttctagattcagaGTAATTTctattcctgacccaggtatcaaacccgggtctccagcattgcaggcagattctttactgtctgaaccagtGCAGGCCCaatgggtggtgctagtggtagagaacctgcctgccaatgcaggagactcaaagaggtgtggattcgatccctgagttaggaagataccctggagtaggaaatgaaaacccactccaatattcttgcctggaatattccatggacagaggagcctggcaggctgttgtccatggggtcgcaaagagttggacacgactgagtgactgagaatgcTTGATGATGAGCTTACTTGATGATGCATTCTTCTAAACCCATTTTACAATGGATGCCAGGGGTTCCAAATTCGTATACCTATTGGGGTCAGACAGGTAATATAAGTTTATAGATAAAGACCAGAGGTGGACAAAATATAAGACTGTAGTGAACCTAAGACTACCAGCCCATCTATAGGCACTCAAatgtattatattaaaaaaaaaaacacatgcataCGAAACCACCCAACAaccaccaaacaaacaaaaatcaatccAAGGTGTGGACCAAATGAAACACACCCATTTGTGACTTCTGGAATTCAGGTCATCCATTAGGATATTGCACCATAAAGGCCAAGTAAagatctttgttttctcttcctggtGTACTGTCCTTTTCTGAGGCAAAAAGTATCAACTGGCCTCCCtctggaggaagaaggaaaacaaggTAAAATAGAAATACCAAAATATGAGTGACATATCTCAGAGATAGTGTGAAGATAGAACAGAAGACCAGGTGAATTTTTATGGGCTAATaagatgcaaaattcctcaaaATTCAATGGCACAAAATTTCCAGATTTCCTCACTTCCTTGCAGCAGAAGGCAGGACCCTGTATACTGGTAACTGTCAAAGAAACCAAAAGTAGAAAGCAACCGGAGGGCAAAAAACAAGAACTCAGCTGCCTCACATGTGGTGGTAGAGAGGGACCCCTCAGcaaaatggaagcaacctgatAGGGTCTGAAAGCTGAAACCCACATAGCTAAGCAGGTTTCAgacccctccccccgcccccgcccagagTCCCAGGGTGAAGGGTGGGGATCAAGCCTGCACTATTCGAGACCTTGACCTGTTAGAGGAACGGCAGTCAAGAACTGGCAGGACATCAACACATCAGAAGCAGGAAGCAAAGAGTAAAAGAGAGCAAAGTTCCCATGGAACTTAAAA comes from Cervus canadensis isolate Bull #8, Minnesota chromosome 30, ASM1932006v1, whole genome shotgun sequence and encodes:
- the LOC122431993 gene encoding acyl-coenzyme A amino acid N-acyltransferase 2-like: MFQLTVTPASALADEPVHIQATGLPPLQMVTLIATMKDDKGNLYRSRAFYRANEAGELDLKRDPAVGGHYMGVHPMGLIWSLQSERPFARLIKRDVMNTPFWITLDLYDSVHIHKVGNVQPKASQVLQRWFSSPDLERVPIREGRVRAALFLPPGEGPFPGLLDLLGGIGGLVEYRASLLAARGFAVLALAYFAYDDLPNQLEEVDLEYFEEAANLLLAHPKVQKPGIGVISVSKGAEIGLAMACYLKQVAATVCINGTNAIHEFPLRYKDLVIAPIPSYPERMQVNVEGAVRIRHFKGDPRDERNQHSVLPVEKARGPILFVVGEADECFNSKEYAEQALDQLRRHGKSSGRMLAYPGAGHLLEPHYGPLCYMSWSRGLFLPMLWGGDPEGHAAAQEHSWQEILKFFRQHLVLSRSTL